A single Phoenix dactylifera cultivar Barhee BC4 chromosome 1, palm_55x_up_171113_PBpolish2nd_filt_p, whole genome shotgun sequence DNA region contains:
- the LOC103710644 gene encoding ubiquitin-conjugating enzyme E2 28-like codes for MASKRIQKELLDLQKDPPTSCSAGPVGEDLFHWQATIMGPADSPFSGGVFFVKINFPPDYPFKPPKVNFQTKVYHPNINSNGSICLDILKEQWSPALTISKVLLSICSLLTDPNPDDPLVPEIAHIYKTQRSRYEETARAWTQKYAMG; via the exons ATGGCTAGCAAACGAATTCAAAAGGAACTTCTAGATTTGCAAAAAGATCCTCCAACATCATGCAGTGCTGGACCTGTTGGGGAGGATCTATTCCATTGGCAGGCAACGATTATGGGTCCTGCTGACAGCCCTTTTTCAGGAGGGGTCTTCTTTGTTAAAATTAATTTCCCTCCTGACTATCCATTCAAGCCTCCCAAGGTCAACTTCCAGACCAAG GTTTATCACCCAAACATCAACTCCAATGGCAGCATCTGCCTTGACATCCTCAAGGAGCAGTGGAGCCCTGCCCTGACCATCTCAAAGGTCCTCTTGTCAATCTGCTCTCTCCTCACTGACCCCAACCCCGACGACCCTCTTGTCCCTGAGATTGCCCACATCTACAAGACTCAGAGGTCCCGCTACGAGGAGACTGCCAGAGCATGGACCCAGAAGTATGCCATGGGCTGA
- the LOC103710645 gene encoding high mobility group B protein 15-like, translating to MSKYSSCPPPATPPPPKVTPVQTQPSQMLPISPQATYEKVISDERVFMETLQKLHRSAGTKFMVPTMGGRPLNLHRLFAEVTSRGGLEIVIRDRKWKDVVAAFNFPSTITNASFVLRKYYMSLLRSYEQVYYFGNKGSSVSVSAGKPVCKSEPLHPEAGMIIASPAANPVSGSEASQPQVSTTSTEDSSTKDQLRTEIPPLRKGTRVTCEIYEKFEYGYLVTANFGSYTMRGVLYHVPLLPSAIQSSSSYRSRRSQKALSRPRSNMSGYSFFAAEQYAVLKPVYSGKERAVVRHIRYLWSRLTQAEKEVYQEKEMRNRVKQEGDAAAQE from the exons atgtcCAAATACAGCAGCTGCCCACCACCTGcaacaccaccaccaccaaagGTCACCCCAGTCCAAACCCAGCCATCCCAAATGCTCCCCATATCGCCACAGGCAACGTACGAGAAGGTGATCTCAGATGAAAGGGTGTTCATGGAAACCCTTCAGAAGCTCCATAGATCGGCCGGAACCAAGTTTAT GGTGCCTACTATGGGAGGAAGGCCCCTCAATCTTCATCGTCTTTTTGCAGAAGTTACTTCTCGAGGTGGACTGGAAATT GTCATAAGAGATCGCAAATGGAAGGATGTAGTAGCTGCCTTCAATTTTCCTTCAACAATCACAAATGCATCATTTGTATTACGCAAGTACTATATGTCCTTGCTTCGTAGCTATGAACAAGTCtattattttggaaataagggTTCTTCTGTCTCTGTATCTG CCGGCAAACCTGTTTGTAAATCAGAACCACTACACCCTGAAGCAGGCATGATAATAGCTTCACCAGCTGCTAACCCTGTTAGTGGATCGGAGGCATCTCAGCCACAAGTTTCCACAACATCAACTGAGGATAGCAGCACCAAAGACCAGCTACGGACAG AAATTCCCCCCTTACGAAAAGGCACTCGGGTAACTTGCGAGATTTATGAGAAATTCGAATATGGCTATCTAGTGACTGCAAATTTTGGTTCTTACACCATGAGAGGTGTCCTATATCATGTTCCTCTCTTACCATCTGCAATCCAAAGCTCATCGAGTTACCGCAGTCGGAGGTCTCAAAAGGCACTGTCTCGTCCCAGATCCAACATGAGTGGCTATAGCTTCTTTGCTGCTGAGCAGTATGCTGTACTGAAGCCTGTGTATTCTGGGAAAGAGAGGGCTGTTGTCAGGCATATACGGTATCTCTGGAGCAGACTCACTCAGGCTGAAAAGGAG GTTTATCAGGAGAAAGAAATGAGGAACAGAGTGAAACAGGAAGGAGATGCTGCAGCACAAGAGTAA